One stretch of Gemmatimonas sp. DNA includes these proteins:
- a CDS encoding MarR family transcriptional regulator — protein MATSMRLDSVAPETPANPEAHAPRLDEASSAALRLWVVMSRAHAAIAAHASADVARHGLTLAEFGILEALYHRGPMLLGEVQRRILVSSGGITFLVDRLTVKGLVERRTCEADRRARYAALTPAGTELVARIFPQHAALLTQVMEGLTVDEQTTAADMMRAMGLYAAGGAHPSHDAG, from the coding sequence ATGCGTCTTGATTCCGTGGCGCCGGAAACGCCCGCCAACCCCGAAGCGCACGCGCCGCGGCTTGACGAGGCGTCCTCGGCCGCCCTGCGGCTGTGGGTGGTCATGTCACGTGCGCACGCCGCCATCGCCGCGCATGCGTCGGCCGACGTGGCCCGCCACGGGCTGACGCTGGCCGAGTTCGGGATTCTCGAGGCCCTCTATCACCGGGGGCCGATGCTGCTCGGCGAAGTGCAGCGCCGTATCCTCGTCTCGAGTGGCGGCATCACCTTTCTCGTGGACCGACTGACTGTGAAAGGCTTGGTCGAGCGGCGCACCTGCGAGGCCGATCGCCGTGCCCGCTACGCCGCCCTCACGCCGGCTGGCACGGAGCTCGTGGCGCGGATCTTTCCGCAGCACGCGGCCCTCTTGACCCAGGTTATGGAAGGACTCACGGTCGACGAACAGACCACGGCGGCCGACATGATGCGTGCCATGGGGCTCTATGCTGCCGGCGGTGCGCACCCGTCCCACGACGCAGGCTGA
- a CDS encoding YceI family protein — MQWILDPAHSQIQFSVKHMGISTVRGTFQQFSGTIDEEGGVVSAVHVDLDVASLNTGSEQRDGHLKSADFFDIASNPKASFALTTFERSGDDVVASGNLTIRGVTKPITLKGDIGGPAKDPWGNEKVSAVLETKISRKEWGLVWNVALEAGGVLVSDDVKLHIDVQAQAAPTAASAEAVEEVAAV; from the coding sequence ATGCAGTGGATTCTCGACCCCGCACACAGCCAGATCCAGTTCTCCGTGAAGCATATGGGTATCTCGACCGTACGGGGCACCTTCCAGCAGTTCAGCGGCACGATTGACGAAGAGGGCGGCGTGGTGTCGGCGGTGCACGTCGACCTCGACGTGGCCTCCCTGAACACCGGCAGCGAGCAGCGCGACGGACATCTCAAGAGCGCCGACTTCTTCGACATCGCGTCCAACCCCAAGGCAAGCTTCGCGCTCACGACGTTCGAGCGCTCGGGCGACGACGTCGTGGCCAGCGGCAACCTCACGATCCGTGGCGTCACCAAGCCGATCACGCTCAAGGGCGATATTGGCGGCCCGGCGAAGGATCCGTGGGGCAATGAGAAGGTGTCGGCCGTGCTCGAGACCAAGATCTCCCGTAAGGAGTGGGGCCTCGTGTGGAACGTGGCGCTCGAAGCGGGCGGTGTGCTCGTGAGCGACGACGTGAAGCTGCACATCGACGTGCAGGCGCAGGCGGCGCCCACCGCAGCCAGCGCGGAAGCCGTTGAGGAAGTCGCCGCGGTCTGA